One Egicoccus halophilus genomic region harbors:
- a CDS encoding OmpA/MotB family protein, producing MARDTRRKKSDGGGSDRWLGTYGDMVTLLMAFFVMLYSMSTVDAMKFAAFVQGLSVPFGNNSAEGILPESSGLLPDGSGMDPEQPGTQAVQAMIDAAAEANATRREAQLEEISAKLTEALAEAGLDALVEQRREERGLVVSIATDDVLFALGSTAINPRGRDVLGKVAQILGEFPNQILIEGYTDDLPLRRGGYDNWNLSTDRAVAVLKFLVKEHGLPPAKVGAVGYGEFRPLVPNSSPANRSKNRRVDIVVLMEEEAQA from the coding sequence ATGGCACGGGACACGCGCCGCAAGAAGAGCGACGGCGGCGGCAGCGACCGCTGGCTCGGTACGTACGGCGACATGGTGACGCTGCTGATGGCGTTCTTCGTGATGCTGTACTCGATGTCGACCGTCGACGCGATGAAGTTCGCCGCGTTCGTGCAGGGCCTGTCGGTCCCGTTCGGCAACAACTCCGCCGAGGGGATCCTGCCCGAGTCCAGCGGCCTGCTGCCCGACGGCAGCGGCATGGACCCCGAGCAACCCGGCACGCAGGCCGTCCAGGCCATGATCGACGCCGCCGCGGAGGCCAACGCGACCCGGCGTGAGGCGCAGCTGGAGGAGATCTCGGCGAAGCTGACCGAGGCGCTCGCCGAGGCCGGCCTCGACGCGCTGGTCGAGCAGCGTCGCGAGGAACGGGGGCTGGTGGTCTCGATCGCGACCGACGACGTGTTGTTCGCCCTCGGCAGCACCGCGATCAACCCGCGGGGCCGCGACGTGCTGGGCAAGGTCGCGCAGATCCTGGGGGAGTTCCCCAACCAGATCCTCATCGAGGGCTACACCGACGACCTGCCCCTGCGTCGCGGCGGGTACGACAACTGGAACCTGTCCACCGACCGCGCCGTCGCGGTCCTGAAGTTCCTGGTGAAGGAGCACGGTCTGCCACCGGCCAAGGTCGGCGCGGTGGGATACGGGGAGTTCCGCCCGCTCGTGCCCAACTCGTCACCGGCGAACCGGTCCAAGAACCGGCGCGTCGACATCGTCGTACTGATGGAAGAGGAGGCGCAGGCATGA
- a CDS encoding flagellar basal body-associated FliL family protein has product MSQAEVVETTPKSKKKLFVLVGALAVVITAAAAWFLLLAPQDAEAAEPVDGEIVTFEPLTTTLGVSSPSHARVSLAIVLSEGTDPALIEPKQALLQDALLQEIAAMQADQLRSAEGSDQLRQALTADARAIWGDDVVRRVVLTELLVQ; this is encoded by the coding sequence ATGAGCCAGGCCGAGGTCGTCGAGACCACACCCAAGTCCAAGAAGAAGCTGTTCGTCCTGGTCGGCGCGCTCGCCGTGGTGATCACCGCAGCCGCTGCATGGTTCCTGCTCCTGGCACCGCAGGACGCCGAGGCGGCGGAGCCCGTCGACGGCGAGATCGTGACCTTCGAGCCGCTGACGACCACGCTGGGGGTCTCCTCGCCGAGCCACGCCCGCGTGTCGCTGGCGATCGTGCTCAGTGAGGGGACCGACCCCGCGCTGATCGAACCGAAGCAGGCCCTGCTCCAGGACGCCCTGCTCCAGGAGATCGCCGCCATGCAGGCCGATCAGCTGCGCAGCGCCGAGGGGTCCGACCAACTGCGCCAGGCACTGACCGCCGATGCCCGTGCCATCTGGGGCGACGACGTGGTGCGGCGGGTCGTGCTGACCGAACTGCTGGTCCAGTGA
- a CDS encoding flagellar motor switch protein FliM translates to MSRALADVSTTTVTPVDFRRPSRISRDAVVVFESAHEAFVRRLTSTWSNSTQAALEIEHLATEQLSVDDYVKTLPSPTALASVRVGPLGATALIDLDLPLALLLVERLLGGVGDPADTAVPRRPTELEAGLIADGLLLPAVRAIDEALTEIDGEPSELLGIETTPQPMHLSAPGELLLLLTYRVEVRGDLPAQGLISIGYPVAPVLAHLGQLAGGSVDEDHALSGQVARGALLDAQLELQVQLGGSPLPASVFAALRPGDVLSLDHPVGLPARLLCDGRELGSAHLGRRRRRLAVQIVEPPAVAPLTDPYATFDQELAP, encoded by the coding sequence GTGAGCCGAGCCCTGGCCGACGTGTCCACCACGACCGTGACGCCGGTCGACTTCCGTCGACCCAGCCGGATCAGCCGGGACGCGGTCGTGGTGTTCGAGAGTGCCCACGAGGCGTTCGTCCGCCGGCTGACGAGCACCTGGTCGAACTCGACCCAGGCCGCGCTGGAGATCGAGCACCTCGCGACCGAGCAGCTGTCGGTCGACGACTACGTCAAGACGTTGCCGTCGCCGACGGCGCTCGCCAGCGTGCGGGTGGGTCCGCTCGGCGCGACCGCGCTGATCGACCTCGACCTGCCGCTGGCGCTCCTGCTCGTCGAGCGGCTGCTGGGCGGTGTGGGTGACCCGGCCGACACCGCGGTGCCCCGTCGTCCGACCGAGCTCGAGGCCGGTCTGATCGCCGACGGCCTGCTGCTGCCCGCCGTGCGGGCCATCGACGAGGCGCTCACCGAGATCGATGGGGAGCCATCCGAACTGCTGGGCATCGAGACGACCCCGCAGCCAATGCACCTGTCCGCGCCCGGCGAGCTGTTGCTGCTGCTCACCTACCGGGTCGAGGTGCGCGGTGACCTGCCCGCCCAGGGGCTGATCAGCATCGGCTACCCGGTCGCCCCCGTGCTCGCCCACCTCGGCCAGCTCGCCGGCGGCAGCGTCGACGAGGACCACGCGCTGAGCGGTCAGGTCGCCCGCGGTGCGCTGCTCGACGCACAGCTCGAGCTCCAGGTCCAGCTCGGCGGCTCACCGTTGCCCGCCTCGGTGTTCGCGGCGCTGCGGCCCGGTGACGTGCTCTCGCTCGACCACCCGGTCGGGCTGCCCGCCCGCCTGCTGTGCGACGGCCGCGAGCTGGGCAGTGCCCACCTCGGGCGACGTCGCCGGCGACTGGCGGTCCAGATCGTCGAGCCACCGGCCGTCGCCCCCCTCACCGACCCCTACGCCACCTTCGACCAGGAGCTCGCCCCGTGA
- the fliN gene encoding flagellar motor switch protein FliN: MTPESAIRAELPDLTAGAGLGTPGDLHLLADVELTVTVELGRVRLPLRELLRLQEGSVVELDRLAGAPVDVLANGTPVARGDVVVVGDELGVRISELLGRVGA; the protein is encoded by the coding sequence GTGACCCCCGAGTCCGCCATCCGCGCCGAACTGCCCGACCTGACCGCCGGCGCCGGTCTCGGTACCCCCGGTGATCTCCACCTGCTCGCCGACGTGGAGCTCACCGTGACGGTCGAGCTCGGGCGGGTCCGGCTGCCACTGCGGGAGCTGCTGCGCCTGCAGGAGGGCAGCGTCGTGGAGCTCGACCGCCTCGCCGGTGCCCCCGTCGACGTGCTCGCCAACGGCACGCCCGTCGCCCGCGGCGACGTGGTCGTCGTCGGTGACGAGCTCGGCGTACGCATCTCCGAACTGCTCGGGCGGGTGGGCGCGTGA
- a CDS encoding flagellar biosynthetic protein FliO — protein sequence MTDSPLLGLLLLAVLAALPLLLRRMKAAQPNGVRVLSRTALHRNAVVAVVEIDGRRLLVGAGEKGIELLTELPAPADAAADEDAEVFLDLDALERMDVAPQDRTLPETDALEALLGPVGSSTTDAGPGIGLVDRLRAMTVRVSPPQGGAGRPIRVPLRR from the coding sequence GTGACCGACTCCCCGCTCCTCGGCCTGCTGCTGCTCGCCGTCCTGGCCGCCCTGCCGCTGCTGCTGCGACGGATGAAGGCCGCGCAGCCCAACGGCGTACGGGTGCTCAGCCGGACCGCCCTGCACCGCAACGCGGTCGTCGCCGTCGTCGAGATCGACGGACGCCGCCTGCTCGTGGGGGCCGGCGAGAAGGGCATCGAACTGCTCACGGAACTGCCGGCGCCCGCCGACGCGGCTGCCGACGAAGACGCCGAGGTGTTCCTCGACCTCGACGCACTGGAGCGCATGGACGTCGCTCCGCAGGACCGGACGCTGCCGGAGACCGACGCGCTGGAGGCGCTGCTCGGCCCGGTCGGCTCGTCCACCACCGATGCAGGGCCAGGGATCGGCCTCGTCGACCGTCTCCGTGCGATGACGGTCCGAGTCTCGCCGCCGCAGGGCGGCGCGGGAAGGCCGATCCGTGTCCCGCTCCGCCGCTGA
- the fliP gene encoding flagellar type III secretion system pore protein FliP (The bacterial flagellar biogenesis protein FliP forms a type III secretion system (T3SS)-type pore required for flagellar assembly.) — MSRSAADPRPARPASLVRLVPLILLVGLLLTVLAGPATAQVEPSAPAAPLVPVLPDELTAQNAVGVEDASSLTVTLDDAEGGLSRTVTLVLLLSVAAMAPVLLLLMTTFTRFIIVLSLVRNGLGLQTVPPAQVLLGLAIFLTLFAMGPTFSQVNEVAVQPMLAGELDAMQAAEAGYEPFRTFMLAQTRESDLRMFTEMAGQDAPANASEVGPTTLIPAFVISELRTAFTIGFVIFVPFLIVDLVVAAVLMSLGMVMLPPVFVSLPLKLLLFVLVDGWALIARSLVSSVVGI; from the coding sequence GTGTCCCGCTCCGCCGCTGACCCGCGTCCGGCCCGTCCGGCCTCGCTCGTCCGTCTCGTCCCGCTCATCCTGCTCGTGGGGCTGCTGCTGACGGTGCTGGCCGGGCCCGCCACTGCCCAGGTCGAGCCGAGCGCCCCCGCCGCGCCGCTGGTGCCCGTCCTGCCGGACGAGCTGACCGCACAGAACGCCGTCGGCGTGGAGGACGCGAGCAGTCTGACCGTCACCCTCGACGACGCCGAAGGCGGCCTGTCGCGCACGGTCACGCTCGTCCTGCTGCTGTCGGTCGCCGCGATGGCACCCGTGCTGCTGCTGCTGATGACGACCTTCACCCGGTTCATCATCGTGCTCAGCCTGGTGCGCAACGGCCTCGGTCTGCAGACGGTGCCACCCGCGCAGGTCCTGCTCGGACTCGCGATCTTCCTGACGCTGTTCGCCATGGGACCCACGTTCTCGCAGGTCAACGAGGTGGCCGTCCAGCCGATGCTGGCCGGTGAGCTCGACGCCATGCAGGCCGCCGAGGCCGGCTACGAGCCCTTCCGCACCTTCATGCTGGCCCAGACCCGCGAGTCCGACCTGCGCATGTTCACGGAGATGGCGGGCCAGGACGCCCCGGCCAACGCCTCCGAGGTCGGTCCGACGACGCTGATCCCGGCGTTCGTGATCTCCGAGCTGCGGACGGCGTTCACCATCGGCTTCGTGATCTTCGTGCCGTTCCTGATCGTCGACCTGGTCGTGGCCGCGGTCCTGATGTCGCTCGGCATGGTCATGCTGCCGCCGGTGTTCGTCTCGTTGCCCCTCAAGCTGCTGCTGTTCGTGCTCGTCGACGGCTGGGCGTTGATCGCCCGTTCGCTCGTCTCCTCGGTCGTGGGCATCTGA
- a CDS encoding flagellar biosynthetic protein FliQ gives MSDVQVLEIFANGMLVASKLAGPLLIVVLVVGVGVSLFQTVTQIQEQTLSFVPKVLGMAAVLLVSGNWMLREVVNFASSLWSSIPSLVGAG, from the coding sequence ATGAGTGACGTGCAGGTCCTCGAGATCTTCGCCAACGGCATGCTGGTGGCCTCCAAGCTGGCCGGACCGCTGCTCATCGTGGTGCTGGTGGTCGGCGTCGGCGTGTCGCTGTTCCAGACCGTCACCCAGATCCAGGAGCAGACCCTGAGCTTCGTGCCCAAGGTGCTGGGGATGGCCGCCGTGCTGCTCGTCAGCGGCAACTGGATGCTGCGCGAGGTCGTGAACTTCGCCTCGTCGCTGTGGTCGTCGATCCCGTCCCTCGTCGGTGCCGGTTGA
- a CDS encoding flagellar biosynthetic protein FliR, with protein MDVVIPVDSAWAVGLVLAVTRVAAFAVASPVTGRALPAPARLSITFAVALAMAQPVSGVVEPGELFVAGAVNAAIGMAMGWVSGVLLHLFTSAGGIIDLVSGLSLATVFDPMQGDQGGVFARLFHLTGLALFIVGGGLALLIGGLVASTRILPLDAVLTPRPGLTGVVIELVSALLRSAVELALPVIGVLLMLELAMGLAARFAPQANVFMLGMPAKILAAITVVGSAWVLFPDAIALVESSVVRSLEAALRGLGGTGPVG; from the coding sequence ATGGACGTCGTGATCCCCGTCGACAGCGCCTGGGCCGTCGGGCTCGTGCTGGCCGTGACCCGCGTGGCCGCGTTCGCCGTCGCCTCGCCGGTGACCGGCCGGGCGCTGCCGGCGCCGGCGCGGCTGTCGATCACCTTCGCCGTGGCCCTGGCGATGGCGCAGCCGGTCTCCGGCGTCGTCGAGCCGGGGGAGCTGTTCGTCGCCGGGGCCGTCAATGCCGCGATCGGGATGGCGATGGGCTGGGTCAGCGGCGTGCTGCTGCACCTGTTCACCTCCGCCGGCGGCATCATCGACCTCGTCTCCGGTCTGTCGCTGGCGACCGTCTTCGACCCGATGCAGGGTGATCAGGGGGGCGTCTTCGCCCGTCTGTTCCACCTCACGGGCCTGGCGTTGTTCATCGTCGGTGGCGGACTCGCCCTGTTGATCGGCGGGCTGGTCGCCAGTACCCGGATCCTGCCGCTCGACGCGGTCCTGACCCCCCGCCCCGGGCTGACGGGCGTGGTGATCGAGCTGGTCTCCGCCCTGCTGCGCTCCGCCGTCGAGCTCGCCCTGCCGGTGATCGGGGTGCTGCTGATGCTGGAGCTCGCCATGGGCCTCGCGGCCCGTTTCGCGCCCCAGGCCAACGTCTTCATGCTCGGCATGCCGGCGAAGATCCTCGCGGCCATCACCGTCGTCGGCTCGGCCTGGGTGCTGTTCCCCGACGCGATCGCGCTGGTCGAGTCCTCCGTGGTGCGGTCGCTCGAGGCGGCGCTGCGCGGCCTGGGGGGGACCGGCCCGGTCGGCTGA
- a CDS encoding EscU/YscU/HrcU family type III secretion system export apparatus switch protein — protein MAKDGKTERATPQRRKKARDEGTVARSQEVAVAASFAGLIGILATVGSSILYTSAGHFAEVFRTAGSADALTDAGPRALQMMIVMAGPFLAIAVVVGVLASVSQVGFKVNMKLAKPKLKNLSLKKGLEKFKPAVASWELLRSMLKLGAVGAVVWPTLAKWPEHLLSDRALGGGLQRISSALGSIILRAALLALLIAGADYAFQRWRTNSQMKMSHHEIKREHKDSEGDPLVRAQRRRRASDLSRNRMMQDVATADVLVTNPTHLCVALRYDPDEGAPRVVAKGADLVADKLKSIARRHGVPITPDIPLARALFQGCKVGQHVPAALYEAVAVVLATAYRRSGRGPASRKLQKVGA, from the coding sequence GTGGCGAAGGACGGCAAGACCGAGAGGGCCACGCCGCAGCGTCGCAAGAAGGCGCGCGACGAGGGCACGGTGGCACGCTCGCAGGAGGTCGCGGTCGCGGCCTCGTTCGCGGGACTGATCGGCATCCTGGCCACGGTCGGATCGTCGATCCTGTACACGAGTGCCGGCCACTTCGCCGAGGTCTTCCGCACCGCCGGCAGCGCCGACGCGTTGACCGACGCGGGCCCGCGGGCCCTGCAGATGATGATCGTGATGGCCGGCCCGTTCCTCGCCATCGCCGTCGTCGTCGGGGTGCTCGCCAGCGTCAGCCAGGTCGGCTTCAAGGTCAACATGAAGCTCGCCAAGCCGAAGTTGAAGAACCTGTCGTTGAAGAAGGGCCTGGAGAAGTTCAAGCCGGCCGTTGCCAGCTGGGAGCTGCTGCGCTCGATGCTCAAGCTCGGTGCGGTGGGCGCGGTCGTCTGGCCGACCCTGGCGAAGTGGCCCGAGCACCTGCTCAGCGACCGCGCACTCGGGGGCGGCCTGCAGCGGATCAGCTCCGCGCTCGGCTCGATCATTCTGCGCGCCGCACTGCTCGCCCTGCTCATCGCCGGCGCCGACTACGCCTTCCAGCGCTGGCGTACCAACAGCCAGATGAAGATGAGCCACCACGAGATCAAGCGCGAGCACAAGGACAGCGAGGGTGACCCGCTGGTGCGTGCCCAGCGCCGGCGCCGGGCCAGCGACCTGTCGCGAAACCGCATGATGCAGGACGTGGCCACCGCCGACGTGCTGGTCACCAACCCGACCCACCTGTGCGTCGCGCTGCGCTACGACCCCGACGAGGGCGCGCCGCGGGTCGTCGCCAAGGGTGCCGACCTGGTGGCGGACAAGCTCAAGTCCATCGCCCGCCGTCACGGCGTCCCGATCACCCCCGACATCCCCCTCGCCCGCGCCCTGTTCCAGGGCTGCAAGGTCGGCCAGCACGTCCCGGCCGCGCTGTACGAGGCCGTCGCCGTCGTCCTGGCCACCGCCTACCGCCGCTCCGGCCGCGGTCCGGCGAGCCGCAAGCTGCAGAAGGTCGGCGCATGA